From a single Arthrobacter sp. SLBN-112 genomic region:
- a CDS encoding ATP-dependent Clp protease proteolytic subunit: MATVDPAAQDNYIYNRLLKERIIWLGSEVRDDNANAICSQLLLLSAENPEKDIYLYINSPGGSVTAGMAIYDTMQFIPNDVVTVATGLAASMGQFLLSSGTKGKRYATPNARVLMHQPSGGIGGTASDIKIQAELILHMKKVMAELTAEQTGQSVETILKDNDRDKWFTATEALEYGFFDKIAAHAGSVSGGGGTSNGSSGDPASQN, translated from the coding sequence ATGGCGACCGTCGATCCTGCAGCCCAGGACAACTACATTTACAACCGCCTTCTCAAGGAGCGGATCATCTGGCTGGGCTCGGAGGTGCGTGATGACAACGCCAACGCGATCTGCTCGCAGCTGCTCCTGCTTTCGGCCGAGAACCCGGAAAAGGACATCTACCTCTACATCAACTCGCCCGGCGGCTCCGTCACCGCAGGCATGGCCATCTACGACACCATGCAGTTCATTCCCAATGACGTCGTGACCGTTGCCACCGGCCTTGCCGCGTCCATGGGCCAGTTCCTGCTTTCCTCGGGTACCAAGGGCAAGCGGTACGCCACGCCCAACGCCCGCGTCCTGATGCACCAGCCCTCCGGCGGCATCGGCGGCACGGCCTCGGACATCAAGATCCAGGCCGAGCTCATCCTGCACATGAAGAAGGTCATGGCGGAACTGACGGCGGAGCAGACCGGCCAGTCCGTTGAAACCATCCTCAAGGACAACGACCGCGACAAGTGGTTCACCGCCACCGAGGCCCTCGAATACGGCTTCTTCGACAAGATCGCCGCGCACGCCGGTTCGGTGTCCGGCGGCGGCGGAACGTCCAACGGGTCCTCCGGCGACCCAGCCTCCCAGAACTAA
- the tig gene encoding trigger factor → MKSAVENLTPTRVKLNVEVPFEELKPSIDSAYKTVASQIQVPGFRKGKVPAKLIDQRVGRGYVLETAINDGLNGWYQAAVQESGIRPLSRPEVEITEVPDPSATDGGLKFAAEVDVRPEIELPDYSGIEVQVAAAESSEADVDKALDELRGRFGTLKSVDRPAADGDFLTIDITATIDGEEVDSAAGLSYQVGAGTMLEGMDEAVTGLSADEDAIFDTTLVGGDHAGEAAQVKVVVKAVKERELPEADDDFAQLASEFDTLAELREDLAKQSADSKIVEQGVEARDKVLDKLVEMVEVPVPDSVVEEQLEAHFQEGNGHGDGEHDTEEHREEVRANTARAFQNEIILDAIAEKEEVNVSQNELIDYIVTTASQYGMDPNQFAQIIDQSGQVPMMVSEVRRRKALAVVLGQATVTDAEGNTVDLSDFVRPGGEEAPAAEAADTDATEAPEAEVVEAEDATAEAKA, encoded by the coding sequence GTGAAGAGCGCTGTCGAGAACCTCACCCCCACGCGGGTCAAGCTCAATGTTGAGGTCCCCTTTGAGGAACTGAAGCCCAGCATCGACTCGGCCTACAAGACCGTTGCGTCGCAGATCCAGGTTCCCGGGTTCCGCAAGGGCAAGGTTCCTGCCAAGCTCATCGACCAGCGCGTCGGCCGCGGCTACGTCCTGGAGACGGCCATCAATGACGGCCTCAACGGCTGGTACCAGGCCGCCGTGCAGGAGTCGGGCATCCGCCCCCTGAGCCGTCCCGAGGTGGAGATCACCGAGGTGCCCGATCCCTCCGCCACCGACGGCGGCCTGAAGTTCGCCGCTGAGGTTGACGTCCGTCCCGAGATCGAACTCCCGGACTACTCCGGCATCGAGGTCCAGGTTGCGGCTGCGGAATCCTCCGAAGCCGATGTGGACAAGGCCCTGGACGAACTGCGCGGCCGCTTCGGCACACTCAAGTCCGTGGACCGTCCCGCAGCCGACGGTGACTTCCTCACCATCGACATCACCGCCACGATCGACGGCGAGGAAGTGGACTCCGCTGCAGGCCTGTCCTACCAAGTTGGCGCCGGCACCATGCTTGAGGGCATGGACGAGGCCGTGACCGGCCTCAGCGCGGACGAGGACGCCATCTTCGACACCACCCTGGTTGGCGGCGACCACGCCGGCGAAGCCGCCCAGGTCAAGGTTGTGGTGAAGGCCGTTAAGGAACGTGAACTGCCCGAGGCGGACGATGACTTCGCCCAGCTCGCCTCCGAATTCGACACTCTCGCCGAACTCCGCGAGGACCTGGCCAAGCAGTCCGCCGACTCCAAGATCGTGGAGCAGGGCGTTGAGGCCCGCGACAAGGTCCTGGACAAGCTGGTTGAGATGGTTGAGGTTCCCGTTCCGGACTCGGTGGTCGAAGAGCAGCTCGAAGCCCACTTCCAGGAGGGCAACGGCCACGGAGACGGCGAGCACGACACCGAGGAGCACCGCGAAGAGGTCCGCGCCAACACGGCCCGCGCCTTCCAGAACGAGATCATCCTTGACGCCATCGCCGAAAAGGAAGAAGTCAACGTCAGCCAGAACGAGCTGATCGACTACATCGTCACCACCGCCAGCCAGTACGGCATGGACCCCAACCAGTTCGCCCAGATCATCGACCAGAGCGGCCAGGTCCCCATGATGGTCTCCGAGGTCCGCCGCCGCAAGGCACTGGCCGTCGTCCTGGGCCAGGCCACCGTGACCGACGCCGAGGGCAACACCGTTGACCTCAGCGACTTCGTCCGCCCCGGCGGCGAGGAAGCCCCCGCTGCAGAGGCAGCCGACACTGACGCAACCGAAGCCCCCGAGGCCGAGGTTGTCGAGGCTGAGGACGCCACCGCAGAGGCCAAGGCCTAG